In the Flavisolibacter tropicus genome, one interval contains:
- the thrS gene encoding threonine--tRNA ligase, with product MDQQINITFPDGAVRQYASGITALDIAKSISEGLARKILAADVAGEVWDLTRPITKDTTVKFLSWDDAGGKSTFWHSSAHLMAEAIESLFPGVKFWVGPPVDNGFYYDVDLGGRSISEDDLRKLETKMAELAKQNNPYIRKPMPKAEAVNYFTEKGDEYKLDLLQGLTDGEITFYTQGAFTDLCRGPHIPHTGFIKAVKLTNIAGAYWKGDEKNKQLTRIYGVTFPTQKQLDEYLQLLEEAKKRDHRKLGKELSIYTMDDDVGQGLIMWLPNGTVIIEELEKLAKETESEGGYKRVVTPHIAKESMYLTSGHLPYYADSMYPPMEMEGEKYYLKSMNCPHHHKIFAAEPKSYRDLPYRIAEYGTVYRYEQSGELFGLMRVRCLHMNDAHIYCTKEQFFDEFRAVNEMYQKYFKIFGIEKYVMRLSLHSPEKLGIKYVNEPELWKETEAMVRNVLIESNIPYVEVQDEAAFYGPKIDVQIYSVIGREFTLATNQVDFSQGRSFKLEYTSQDNQAETPLIIHRAPLGTHERFIGFLLEHYAGKFPTWLAPQQVKILPISDKFMDYAKEVLKKLKKADIRVEIDDRNEKIGKKIRDTELLKVPYMLVIGEKEMNEGKVAIRRQGKGDLGAKLVDEFVAEIVEEVKERKGE from the coding sequence ATGGATCAACAAATAAATATAACATTTCCTGATGGTGCTGTACGACAGTATGCATCTGGAATTACGGCTTTGGACATTGCTAAATCTATTTCAGAGGGTTTGGCCAGGAAAATATTAGCGGCTGATGTAGCCGGGGAAGTATGGGACCTTACCAGACCAATTACAAAAGACACGACGGTAAAGTTTCTGTCGTGGGATGACGCTGGCGGTAAGTCTACCTTCTGGCACTCTTCTGCGCATTTGATGGCAGAGGCTATTGAAAGCCTATTTCCTGGCGTTAAGTTTTGGGTAGGTCCACCAGTTGACAATGGTTTTTATTATGATGTTGACCTTGGCGGTCGTTCCATTTCGGAGGACGATCTGCGTAAGCTAGAAACCAAAATGGCTGAGCTGGCCAAGCAAAATAACCCCTACATCCGCAAGCCTATGCCAAAGGCGGAGGCTGTAAACTATTTTACTGAAAAGGGTGATGAGTACAAGTTAGACCTGCTTCAAGGCCTGACTGATGGCGAGATTACGTTTTACACACAGGGTGCTTTTACCGACCTATGTCGCGGGCCCCATATTCCGCATACAGGCTTTATTAAAGCTGTTAAACTGACCAATATTGCTGGTGCTTATTGGAAAGGCGATGAAAAGAACAAGCAGTTAACCCGTATTTATGGAGTAACCTTCCCAACTCAAAAGCAGCTGGATGAATACCTACAATTGCTTGAAGAGGCTAAGAAGCGTGACCACCGTAAGCTGGGTAAAGAGTTGAGCATCTACACCATGGATGATGATGTAGGCCAAGGATTGATCATGTGGTTGCCAAACGGAACGGTTATCATTGAGGAGCTGGAAAAGCTGGCTAAGGAAACTGAATCTGAAGGTGGATATAAAAGAGTAGTGACGCCCCACATTGCCAAAGAAAGCATGTACCTGACCAGCGGTCACTTGCCTTATTATGCAGATAGTATGTACCCCCCCATGGAAATGGAAGGGGAAAAGTATTATCTCAAATCCATGAACTGTCCACACCACCATAAGATATTTGCGGCTGAACCTAAGAGCTATCGCGATCTTCCTTACCGCATAGCTGAATATGGTACTGTGTACCGTTATGAGCAAAGCGGGGAGTTATTTGGTTTAATGCGGGTACGTTGCCTGCATATGAACGATGCCCATATTTATTGTACTAAAGAGCAGTTCTTTGACGAGTTTCGCGCTGTGAATGAAATGTACCAGAAGTACTTTAAGATCTTTGGTATTGAAAAATATGTGATGCGCCTTTCATTGCACTCACCTGAAAAGCTGGGGATTAAGTATGTGAATGAGCCGGAGCTTTGGAAAGAGACCGAAGCTATGGTAAGGAACGTATTGATTGAGTCTAATATTCCTTATGTAGAAGTACAGGATGAAGCTGCCTTCTACGGTCCAAAGATTGACGTTCAGATCTATAGCGTGATTGGAAGAGAGTTTACTTTGGCAACTAACCAAGTGGATTTCTCTCAAGGTCGTAGCTTTAAGCTGGAGTATACCTCTCAGGATAACCAGGCAGAAACGCCATTGATCATCCACCGTGCACCACTGGGTACGCACGAACGGTTCATTGGCTTCCTACTGGAGCATTATGCTGGTAAGTTCCCTACCTGGTTGGCGCCACAGCAGGTAAAAATCCTTCCGATCTCAGATAAATTCATGGATTATGCGAAAGAGGTTTTAAAGAAATTGAAAAAAGCAGATATTCGTGTAGAGATTGATGACCGTAACGAAAAGATCGGTAAAAAGATCCGCGATACGGAATTACTGAAGGTGCCTTACATGCTGGTAATTGGTGAAAAAGAAATGAATGAAGGAAAAGTAGCCATACGCAGACAGGGTAAGGGTGATTTAGGCGCGAAATTGGTAGATGAGTTTGTTGCTGAAATTGTGGAAGAAGTAAAAGAAAGAAAAGGTGAGTAA
- the infC gene encoding translation initiation factor IF-3 has translation MALPNRGGINKGGFKGRFAPRKEAEHRINHHIRVPQVRLVGDNVTVGIYSTQDAMKIAQEQELDLVEISPQADPPVCRVIDYNKFLYDKKKKEKEMKAKAKTTEMKEIRFTPNTDDHDFDFKAKHAEAFLKEGNKVKAYVQFKGRAIQFKDRGELLLLKFAERLADFGSLESMPKLEGKRMLAIFTPKTTKKKTEKAQA, from the coding sequence ATGGCATTACCAAACAGAGGTGGAATTAACAAAGGTGGCTTTAAAGGAAGATTTGCTCCCCGTAAAGAAGCAGAACATCGTATCAATCATCACATCCGTGTCCCGCAGGTTCGATTAGTGGGTGACAACGTAACTGTTGGAATTTATTCTACTCAAGATGCTATGAAAATAGCCCAGGAGCAAGAACTGGATTTGGTTGAAATTTCCCCACAAGCAGACCCACCAGTTTGTAGGGTCATTGACTATAATAAGTTCCTGTACGACAAAAAGAAGAAGGAAAAGGAAATGAAGGCGAAGGCCAAAACAACGGAAATGAAAGAGATCCGTTTTACGCCTAACACCGATGACCATGACTTTGACTTCAAAGCAAAACACGCCGAAGCTTTCTTAAAAGAAGGCAATAAGGTGAAGGCCTATGTGCAGTTCAAGGGCCGTGCTATTCAATTTAAAGACAGAGGAGAGCTGTTGTTGTTGAAGTTTGCTGAGCGTCTTGCCGATTTCGGTTCATTGGAAAGCATGCCTAAACTGGAAGGTAAGCGTATGTTGGCCATCTTTACGCCAAAAACCACTAAGAAGAAAACTGAAAAAGCACAAGCTTAA
- a CDS encoding MmcQ/YjbR family DNA-binding protein, with product MNIDQLRSICLTLPAVNEGVKWDNDLVFSVGDKMFCVASLEPPFKCSFKVPDEEFEELSTRQGFQPAPYMARAKWVLVTQPSVLHKSDWEAYIKQSYGLVKAKLTRKLRGELGID from the coding sequence ATGAATATTGACCAACTGCGTTCTATTTGCCTTACATTACCTGCTGTAAATGAGGGTGTTAAGTGGGATAATGACTTGGTTTTCTCTGTCGGTGATAAAATGTTTTGTGTAGCAAGTCTGGAACCTCCATTTAAATGCTCCTTTAAAGTGCCGGATGAGGAATTTGAAGAGTTAAGCACCCGGCAAGGCTTTCAGCCAGCCCCCTACATGGCCAGGGCTAAATGGGTACTGGTAACCCAGCCATCTGTATTGCATAAGAGTGATTGGGAGGCTTACATTAAACAAAGCTATGGGCTAGTAAAAGCCAAACTAACCAGGAAGCTAAGGGGGGAGTTGGGGATAGATTAG
- the rpmI gene encoding 50S ribosomal protein L35: MPKVKTNSSAKKRFKVTATGKITHQRSFKRHILTKKSKKRKRALAKDGVVSQSHKDFVMRLLRLK; encoded by the coding sequence ATGCCAAAGGTTAAAACGAACTCCAGTGCTAAAAAGCGTTTTAAAGTAACAGCAACTGGAAAGATCACTCACCAACGTTCTTTCAAGCGTCACATCCTGACTAAAAAATCTAAAAAGCGTAAACGTGCTTTAGCTAAAGACGGCGTTGTTTCACAATCTCACAAAGATTTTGTAATGCGTTTGTTAAGACTCAAGTAA
- the rplT gene encoding 50S ribosomal protein L20 encodes MPRSVNAVASRARRKRILKQAKGFYGKRKNVYTVAKNVVEKGMTYSYVGRKLKKREYRRLWIARINAAVREEGLTYSQFINLLNTKGITLDRKVLADLAMNNPESFKALVGQVK; translated from the coding sequence ATGCCACGTTCCGTTAACGCTGTAGCTTCTAGAGCACGCAGAAAAAGAATATTAAAACAAGCCAAAGGCTTTTATGGCAAACGTAAAAACGTATATACCGTTGCCAAAAACGTTGTAGAAAAAGGTATGACTTACAGCTATGTAGGTCGTAAACTGAAGAAGAGAGAATACCGTCGTCTGTGGATTGCCCGTATTAATGCGGCTGTTCGTGAAGAAGGTTTGACTTATTCTCAATTCATCAACTTGCTGAATACAAAAGGCATCACGTTAGATCGTAAAGTGTTAGCTGACTTAGCGATGAATAACCCTGAGTCTTTCAAAGCTCTGGTTGGCCAGGTTAAGTAA
- a CDS encoding arginine decarboxylase: MNNTYLGLVEQTFNFPQEGLLVKDNSLHFNGLDIKALIDKYGTPMKISYLPKIGMQINKAKQMFANAIKKHKYEGQYNYCYCTKSSHFSFVVEEALKHGIHLETSYAYDIEIIKKLYEKRKITKDIFIICNGYKQKGYTRRIAQLINSGFKNVIPVLDNKEELNAYKRAVKGPFKLGIRVAAEEEPTFPFYTSRLGIRAKDILEFYVDNIEGYEDKFQLKMLHIFLNKGIKDDIYYWSELNKIINLYCQLKKICPELDSLNIGGGFPIKHSLGFEYDYQFMINEIVGNIKAACKKAKVPMPNIFTEFGSYTVGESMAHIYSVIGQKTQNDREIWYMIDSSFITTLPDTWGIGERFLMLPINKWDQEPQRVVLGGITCDSHDYYDSEEHINEVFLPKANGEEPLYVGFFHTGAYQDQISGYGGIKHCLIPSPKHIIIEHDKNGKLVDWVYAKEQTAQSMLKILGYIK, translated from the coding sequence ATGAACAATACATACCTTGGTCTCGTTGAGCAAACCTTCAACTTTCCCCAAGAAGGGCTCCTGGTTAAAGATAACTCTCTTCATTTCAATGGCCTTGACATCAAAGCACTCATTGACAAGTATGGAACCCCAATGAAGATTTCCTATTTGCCGAAAATAGGGATGCAGATCAATAAGGCTAAGCAGATGTTTGCCAACGCTATTAAAAAGCACAAGTACGAGGGCCAGTATAATTACTGCTATTGTACGAAGAGTTCTCACTTCTCTTTTGTGGTAGAGGAAGCTTTAAAGCATGGGATTCATTTGGAGACGTCTTATGCATATGATATTGAGATCATCAAAAAGCTTTACGAAAAGCGTAAGATCACAAAGGACATCTTTATTATTTGTAACGGTTATAAGCAAAAAGGATATACGCGCCGTATTGCACAATTGATCAATAGCGGCTTTAAAAATGTTATCCCCGTTCTTGATAATAAGGAGGAGTTGAATGCCTATAAAAGAGCTGTTAAAGGGCCATTCAAGCTTGGAATCAGAGTAGCAGCAGAGGAGGAGCCAACGTTTCCATTCTACACCTCTCGCTTAGGTATACGCGCAAAGGATATCCTGGAGTTTTATGTAGATAATATTGAAGGGTATGAGGATAAGTTCCAGTTGAAGATGCTTCATATTTTCCTGAACAAGGGTATCAAGGATGATATTTATTACTGGTCAGAGTTAAACAAGATCATTAACCTTTATTGCCAGTTAAAAAAGATCTGCCCTGAGCTGGATTCTTTGAACATTGGTGGTGGTTTTCCAATCAAGCACTCATTAGGCTTTGAATATGATTATCAATTCATGATCAATGAGATTGTTGGAAACATTAAAGCTGCTTGTAAAAAGGCAAAGGTGCCAATGCCGAACATCTTTACAGAGTTTGGTTCCTATACAGTAGGTGAGAGTATGGCTCATATCTATAGCGTTATAGGTCAGAAAACGCAAAACGACAGAGAAATCTGGTATATGATAGACTCTTCTTTCATAACCACTTTACCGGATACCTGGGGTATCGGAGAGCGCTTCCTGATGTTACCAATTAATAAGTGGGATCAGGAACCACAACGGGTAGTGCTAGGGGGTATTACCTGCGATAGCCATGATTATTATGATTCGGAAGAGCACATTAATGAAGTATTCTTGCCAAAGGCTAACGGTGAGGAGCCGTTGTATGTCGGATTTTTCCATACTGGTGCTTACCAGGATCAGATCAGTGGTTATGGTGGAATCAAGCACTGCTTAATTCCTTCTCCAAAGCACATTATCATTGAGCACGACAAAAATGGTAAGCTGGTGGATTGGGTATATGCGAAAGAGCAAACTGCTCAGAGCATGCTGAAGATTTTAGGTTATATTAAGTAG
- a CDS encoding nuclear transport factor 2 family protein, whose product MKYFFVLILLGSLTANAQKEEENVKTPIQALFDGMRKADTALMRSSFAPNAQLQTIAKNKEGQMIVRSENIEEFIVSVAKAKEGALDERIKYDAIKIDADLASVWTPYQFYYNSAFSHCGVNSFQLVRLNGQWKIQYIIDTRRKQGCEGQ is encoded by the coding sequence ATGAAGTATTTTTTTGTCCTGATATTACTGGGAAGTCTAACTGCTAATGCTCAAAAAGAGGAAGAAAATGTAAAAACACCCATTCAGGCTCTCTTTGATGGTATGCGCAAAGCGGATACTGCATTAATGCGCTCTTCCTTTGCTCCAAATGCACAACTGCAAACCATTGCGAAAAATAAAGAAGGGCAAATGATAGTTAGATCTGAGAATATTGAAGAGTTCATTGTCTCCGTTGCAAAAGCTAAAGAAGGAGCGCTAGATGAACGAATAAAGTATGATGCTATAAAAATAGATGCCGATCTGGCGAGTGTTTGGACACCTTACCAATTTTATTATAATTCAGCCTTTAGTCATTGTGGTGTTAACTCCTTTCAATTAGTACGCTTGAATGGTCAATGGAAGATTCAATATATTATTGATACGCGCAGAAAGCAAGGCTGTGAAGGGCAGTAA